A single window of Methanoregula sp. DNA harbors:
- a CDS encoding nucleotide-binding protein: MRVLLDANALMMPAQFSIDLFDELRQLVGAFEPLVLENVTRELAGISSGRGRDAAAARYGLGVAQRCTTVHAPGPSNGPVDEQVIRYARETRCFVVTNDRRLREALLAQGTGVISMRKQKRLELIQS, translated from the coding sequence GTGAGGGTCCTCCTCGACGCCAACGCGCTCATGATGCCGGCACAGTTTTCCATCGACCTGTTCGATGAACTGCGCCAGCTCGTGGGCGCATTCGAACCGCTCGTCCTTGAAAATGTAACGCGTGAACTTGCCGGCATCTCCTCTGGCAGGGGGCGGGATGCGGCGGCAGCGCGGTACGGCCTGGGTGTTGCACAGAGGTGCACGACGGTCCACGCGCCCGGGCCCTCAAACGGTCCCGTTGACGAACAGGTGATCAGGTATGCGCGGGAGACTCGCTGCTTCGTCGTGACCAATGACCGGCGCCTGCGGGAGGCGCTGCTCGCGCAGGGCACTGGTGTTATATCTATGAGAAAACAGAAAAGACTGGAACTGATACAGAGCTAG
- a CDS encoding translation initiation factor IF-2 subunit gamma: MHDVTIPSVNIGVVGHVDHGKTTLVNAITGTWTDRHSEEVKRGISIRLGYADATFYRCGSCQDADAYSTRETCPVCGGRGTPFRSISFVDAPGHETLMATMLSGSALMDGAMLVISASEKCPQPQTKEHLMALELVGINRIVVVQNKIDVVSQNEAIENYRQIKAFIKGTIAENAPVIPVSAQKGINMGALVQALDAAIPEPARDPDAEPMVLVARSFDVNKPGCNWKEVKGGVIGGSLIRGILHEDEEIEIRPGRQLQVENRIRWEPITTRITSIHAGSTRVTEATPGGLLGIGTRLDPALTKSDALAGQVAGHIGKLPPVWDKVRCQVTLMERVVGATSELAIEPLKHNEPLMLSVGTAVTVGVVTGTKKENVEISLKRPVCAETGARFAISRQVGARWRLIGMGVLNE; the protein is encoded by the coding sequence ATGCATGATGTGACAATACCCAGCGTCAATATCGGCGTGGTGGGCCATGTTGACCACGGGAAGACCACCCTGGTCAACGCGATCACCGGGACATGGACGGACCGGCACAGCGAAGAGGTTAAACGCGGCATCTCCATTCGTCTGGGGTATGCTGACGCGACATTCTACCGGTGCGGGTCATGCCAGGATGCAGATGCCTACTCTACGCGGGAGACATGCCCGGTATGCGGGGGCAGGGGGACCCCGTTCAGGTCCATTTCCTTTGTCGACGCGCCGGGGCACGAAACCCTGATGGCAACAATGCTCTCCGGCTCGGCACTGATGGACGGGGCGATGCTCGTCATCTCTGCATCGGAGAAATGCCCGCAGCCGCAGACCAAGGAGCACCTCATGGCGCTGGAACTTGTCGGCATCAACAGGATCGTGGTCGTCCAGAACAAGATCGATGTGGTCAGCCAGAACGAGGCGATCGAGAATTACAGGCAGATCAAGGCGTTCATCAAAGGCACCATCGCCGAAAACGCGCCCGTCATCCCTGTCTCCGCCCAGAAGGGGATTAACATGGGCGCTCTTGTCCAGGCGCTTGACGCGGCGATACCGGAGCCCGCACGGGACCCGGACGCAGAACCGATGGTACTTGTCGCACGTTCCTTTGACGTGAACAAGCCGGGCTGCAACTGGAAGGAGGTAAAAGGCGGCGTAATCGGGGGCTCGCTTATCCGCGGCATCCTCCATGAGGACGAGGAGATCGAGATCCGGCCCGGGCGGCAGCTGCAGGTCGAGAACCGGATCAGGTGGGAGCCAATCACAACCCGGATCACCTCAATCCATGCCGGTTCCACCCGTGTGACAGAGGCAACACCAGGCGGGCTGCTTGGCATCGGGACCCGGCTTGACCCTGCGCTTACAAAAAGCGATGCACTTGCAGGGCAGGTCGCCGGCCATATCGGGAAGCTCCCGCCGGTATGGGACAAGGTCAGGTGCCAGGTCACCCTCATGGAGAGAGTTGTCGGCGCAACAAGCGAACTCGCCATCGAACCGTTAAAACACAACGAGCCGCTGATGCTCTCGGTAGGTACGGCGGTCACGGTGGGTGTCGTGACCGGCACAAAGAAAGAGAATGTTGAGATCTCCTTAAAACGGCCGGTGTGTGCGGAAACGGGTGCACGGTTCGCAATCAGCCGGCAGGTGGGGGCACGCTGGCGCCTGATCGGGATGGGCGTTCTGAACGAGTGA
- the nikR gene encoding nickel-responsive transcriptional regulator NikR, whose translation MTIDSELSRIGISLPKHLLDQFDQIINYRGYSSRSEGIRDAIRSYIQYYKWMADVKGERQGVITMIYDHDQRGLLVVLTDVQHEFKGIIQASLHSHVTESRCLEVILLRGDGTQLKSLAERLMSQKGVESVKLTTIGLED comes from the coding sequence ATGACCATTGACAGTGAGCTCTCCCGCATCGGCATTTCGTTGCCAAAACATCTCCTTGACCAGTTCGACCAGATTATCAACTACCGCGGCTACTCGTCGCGGTCCGAGGGGATACGGGACGCGATCCGCAGCTATATCCAGTATTACAAATGGATGGCGGACGTCAAGGGTGAGCGGCAGGGAGTCATCACGATGATCTATGACCATGACCAGCGGGGGCTCCTTGTCGTGCTCACCGATGTCCAGCACGAGTTCAAGGGCATCATCCAGGCATCGCTCCACTCCCACGTGACCGAGTCGCGCTGCCTCGAGGTGATCCTGCTCCGGGGTGACGGGACGCAGCTCAAGTCGCTTGCCGAGCGGCTGATGTCCCAGAAAGGGGTGGAATCGGTCAAACTTACAACGATCGGGCTTGAAGACTAA
- a CDS encoding DUF2098 domain-containing protein, translating to MHAGEVVAGMRVRYPRTGTTGVVQRIETVRGDTFAELDSTHLLYRIDQLVPATGTEKVRKTFVEDAKKTIESEREFASGSGLQDALRNIDQSCEGGG from the coding sequence ATGCACGCAGGCGAAGTCGTGGCAGGTATGCGGGTGAGGTACCCGCGGACGGGGACCACCGGCGTTGTCCAGCGCATCGAGACCGTACGGGGGGATACTTTTGCCGAACTGGACAGCACGCACCTTCTCTACCGTATTGACCAGCTGGTACCGGCAACAGGCACCGAGAAGGTCAGGAAGACGTTTGTCGAGGACGCAAAAAAGACAATTGAGAGCGAACGCGAATTTGCCTCTGGCAGCGGACTGCAGGACGCTCTCAGGAATATTGACCAGAGCTGCGAGGGCGGGGGTTAG
- a CDS encoding histone deacetylase → MLKIAGRPIEIQHIMTGCRAISGTIFSQHDLETHDESGIRLREALLGVPGGVIIGEPRPASVDDLLRVHSPSHIRMIRELCMHGGQHFIDHNTYVTTRSFEVASHAAGAAIGAVDCALGGEHCFALVRPPGHHAEPDRAMGFCLFNNAAVAASAALDRVRRVAIVDWDLHHGNGTQKIFYTSDSVLFCSVHQGNTFPRTGWVDEIGEGPGRGCTINAPLRAGGTIADYRYVFEQVFLPAIRQYRPGVLIVSAGQDPLADDPKSGMRLAPPDFGVLTSLLRSSVSTPIALVLEGGYGPSHGEAIRRIFSALSTDIPVQETGDVVPRESTQKTVSTLKKLIF, encoded by the coding sequence ATGCTAAAGATAGCAGGCAGGCCAATAGAAATTCAGCATATTATGACCGGTTGCCGGGCGATATCGGGGACAATCTTCTCCCAGCATGACCTGGAGACGCATGACGAGTCCGGCATCCGGCTCCGCGAGGCACTGCTGGGTGTCCCCGGGGGGGTTATTATCGGTGAGCCGCGCCCAGCGTCCGTTGATGACCTTCTCCGTGTCCATTCTCCGTCGCACATTCGCATGATCCGTGAGCTCTGCATGCACGGGGGCCAGCACTTCATCGACCATAACACCTATGTCACGACCCGCTCGTTTGAGGTGGCATCCCATGCTGCCGGCGCCGCGATCGGTGCGGTGGACTGCGCCCTTGGCGGCGAGCACTGTTTTGCGCTTGTCCGCCCGCCGGGCCACCATGCCGAACCCGACCGGGCAATGGGTTTCTGCCTCTTTAATAACGCCGCTGTCGCAGCATCGGCAGCACTGGACCGGGTCAGACGTGTGGCAATCGTTGACTGGGACCTCCACCACGGGAACGGGACCCAGAAGATTTTCTATACAAGCGACAGCGTCCTGTTCTGTTCAGTCCACCAGGGCAACACATTTCCCCGCACGGGCTGGGTCGACGAGATCGGCGAGGGGCCCGGGAGGGGCTGTACAATCAATGCCCCGCTCCGTGCCGGCGGGACCATTGCCGATTACCGGTATGTATTTGAGCAGGTATTCCTGCCTGCAATCCGGCAGTACAGGCCGGGCGTCCTGATCGTATCTGCTGGACAGGATCCCCTTGCCGATGACCCGAAAAGCGGGATGCGGCTGGCGCCCCCGGATTTTGGTGTCCTGACATCCCTGCTCAGGTCTTCGGTCAGTACGCCCATCGCCCTTGTCCTTGAAGGGGGTTACGGGCCTTCCCACGGGGAGGCGATCCGCCGGATATTCTCAGCGCTTTCAACCGATATCCCGGTTCAGGAGACCGGGGACGTTGTGCCCCGCGAGAGCACCCAGAAGACCGTGTCCACGCTCAAAAAACTGATCTTCTGA
- a CDS encoding oligosaccharyl transferase, archaeosortase A system-associated, with protein sequence MTEPVNKNYRTYLIFAIIFFFSAFALWLRLIPMFNLGNTDILYVVGSDDPLYNLRQVEQILANFPAYNWFDVMTLYPWGSTIYWGPLFPTIIAVLCILTGAATRPEIIATGLLVPPLMATALVPIMYFVGKTCGDYKTGLLASGFTAVVSGQIFYRSFYGYMDHHIAEVLFSTLFCLFYIYAILAAREQDIDLKKIGAFKKTVIFSGIAGIAYLLGLFTMPTMILFAMIVGIFTLVQSLINVYQDRSIGYLAVANSIIFSVAIIGLLGYGIQYPGLGLSLYTIGHVYAYLSLIGGTWLLYGLIWYLKGRPRYFYPAALAGIAVAFGAVLFLFLPDIYNLLVSNFISFFGQAVVTTTVQEARGWSTDLAWFAFNYGLLLFTGGALVMAYNNLKDEHPHQVFALVWSVVMFYSTWQHIRYEYYLAINIALLSAVCIHFVMERGWPEVARLAARISSDQSTSRQQDRGGAEPPKGKRHKKVQKKVERPDSFSYLNLGVMVVALGFAILFAYTSASYSYANASNNAIRMNGDWRESLEWMKDNTPETGVDYLTIYDRKTFEYPNSSYGVMSWWDYGHMITYIAKRIPNANPFQQGVAGPTGSAAYFMAESEETANGIADAIGIRYIITDIEMDEAIQGKFWAMATWYNTSRGVEPYVTTYAVPNQNDPTKYMSAPLINQHYYETMISRLHNFDGSLTNATAVYYIEYVDPSVSSVSAPVIIAASEIDAAEAHMRAALYNAKATPGYHATVANPVIVTPTDTVPALRHYRLVHESPTNVYGTKIPDVKYVKVFEYVKGAHIKGTGVIEVPLVSNTGRRFTYRQQSINGEFIVPYSTTGNPYDVKATGKYRIAGMTREFDVPENAVMQGLAIN encoded by the coding sequence ATGACCGAGCCTGTTAATAAAAATTACCGGACGTATCTCATTTTTGCCATTATTTTCTTTTTTTCGGCTTTTGCACTCTGGCTGCGCCTGATTCCCATGTTCAACCTCGGGAATACGGACATCTTATATGTCGTAGGCAGCGACGACCCGCTCTATAACCTAAGACAGGTCGAACAGATCCTTGCCAACTTTCCTGCATACAACTGGTTTGACGTCATGACCCTGTACCCATGGGGTTCAACAATATACTGGGGCCCGCTCTTCCCGACGATCATCGCAGTTCTCTGCATTTTGACCGGTGCCGCCACACGGCCGGAGATTATCGCTACGGGACTGCTGGTCCCGCCACTGATGGCAACTGCACTTGTCCCCATCATGTATTTTGTCGGGAAGACCTGTGGGGACTACAAGACCGGCTTGCTTGCTTCCGGGTTTACAGCAGTTGTTTCAGGACAAATTTTTTACCGTTCCTTTTACGGGTATATGGACCACCATATCGCCGAGGTGCTTTTTTCCACCCTTTTCTGCCTTTTCTACATCTATGCGATCCTTGCAGCGCGGGAGCAGGATATTGACTTAAAAAAGATCGGGGCATTCAAAAAAACGGTCATTTTCTCTGGTATTGCAGGAATTGCCTATCTGCTCGGCCTGTTTACGATGCCGACAATGATTTTGTTTGCGATGATTGTCGGGATTTTTACCCTTGTCCAGTCGTTAATAAATGTCTACCAGGATCGGTCGATCGGGTACCTGGCTGTTGCCAATTCCATCATCTTCTCGGTTGCAATCATCGGGCTCCTTGGCTACGGGATCCAGTACCCGGGCCTCGGGCTGAGCCTGTATACGATAGGTCATGTCTATGCATATCTCAGCCTCATTGGAGGGACATGGCTGCTGTATGGATTGATCTGGTACCTCAAAGGGAGACCAAGATATTTTTATCCCGCGGCGCTCGCTGGCATTGCCGTGGCATTTGGCGCAGTACTGTTCCTGTTCCTCCCTGATATCTACAACCTGCTCGTGTCCAACTTTATTTCCTTTTTCGGACAGGCAGTTGTGACCACTACCGTCCAGGAAGCCCGGGGATGGAGTACTGATCTTGCATGGTTTGCCTTTAATTACGGGCTCCTGCTATTTACCGGCGGTGCCCTTGTAATGGCATATAATAATCTTAAGGACGAGCACCCCCACCAGGTGTTTGCTTTGGTCTGGTCGGTGGTGATGTTCTATTCCACATGGCAGCATATCAGGTACGAGTATTACCTTGCCATCAACATCGCGCTCCTCTCTGCCGTCTGCATCCATTTTGTCATGGAGCGCGGATGGCCCGAAGTAGCCCGGCTGGCAGCCCGGATTTCTTCAGATCAAAGCACCAGCCGCCAACAAGACAGAGGAGGAGCGGAGCCACCAAAAGGGAAACGGCATAAAAAAGTACAGAAAAAGGTGGAGAGGCCTGACTCATTCAGTTACCTGAACCTCGGTGTGATGGTCGTTGCGCTGGGATTTGCCATACTTTTTGCCTATACGTCGGCTTCCTATAGTTACGCCAATGCATCCAACAATGCGATCCGAATGAACGGGGACTGGCGCGAATCACTGGAATGGATGAAAGACAATACCCCAGAAACCGGTGTGGATTATCTCACCATCTATGACAGGAAGACGTTTGAGTACCCGAATTCGTCTTACGGGGTCATGTCCTGGTGGGACTACGGGCATATGATCACCTACATTGCAAAACGGATCCCCAACGCAAACCCGTTCCAGCAGGGGGTCGCTGGTCCGACCGGGTCCGCCGCATATTTCATGGCTGAGTCTGAAGAGACCGCAAACGGGATTGCGGATGCTATCGGGATCAGGTACATCATTACCGATATTGAGATGGATGAAGCGATCCAGGGGAAGTTCTGGGCAATGGCGACTTGGTACAACACGTCCCGCGGAGTTGAACCTTACGTAACGACGTATGCAGTCCCAAACCAGAACGATCCGACCAAATATATGTCCGCACCCCTCATCAACCAGCACTATTACGAGACCATGATATCCCGTCTCCACAATTTTGACGGTTCGCTGACCAATGCGACGGCAGTCTACTATATCGAGTACGTTGACCCGTCGGTATCCTCGGTTTCCGCCCCGGTGATCATCGCCGCCAGCGAGATAGATGCAGCTGAAGCTCATATGAGAGCAGCCCTGTATAATGCAAAGGCGACGCCGGGCTACCATGCAACCGTTGCGAATCCGGTAATCGTCACCCCTACGGACACGGTGCCGGCACTCCGCCACTACCGGCTCGTCCATGAGTCCCCGACAAACGTTTATGGCACAAAAATCCCGGACGTCAAATACGTGAAGGTCTTTGAGTATGTAAAGGGAGCCCATATCAAAGGCACAGGTGTCATCGAGGTTCCCCTCGTTTCCAACACCGGCCGCCGGTTTACCTACCGTCAGCAGTCAATCAATGGTGAATTCATCGTACCCTACTCCACGACCGGCAACCCCTATGACGTCAAGGCAACCGGCAAATACCGGATCGCCGGGATGACGCGGGAATTTGATGTGCCTGAAAATGCCGTGATGCAGGGACTTGCCATAAACTAA
- a CDS encoding glycosyltransferase, producing MKILLVSTQDYIHHPIPSRHHYIFEELATRHEVHVPHFHVSRGNERKTRLVVHEATQFPVENPVLHYTLNAPYHFHIFKKIIRDEGIELVVAAQVLAGTAVIHAAKKYGVPVVFDLKDWFPDSAAAYVRIRFLQSVVRRTVWEITKRNLGNSTVITTVSPSLVEKLKKSGFDADLVTNGVDTDIFIPGENPGLRAGLGIRPDDFVIGFAGSVERWYAIDEVIRSLPELIRYCRNTKLLVVGGSLFTPYMTELRQLAADLQVQDHVIFTGTKPYRELAGYIACMDACTIPLSPPQWADIALPNKFFEYSACGKPIVMRPIPDVIKIGGPNIFLYRTQSEFIEQIKFLMNKKPTFAIDLEHHSWKGKAREFETIFERLV from the coding sequence ATGAAAATACTCCTTGTCTCAACGCAGGATTATATCCATCACCCGATACCCTCCCGCCACCATTATATTTTTGAGGAACTGGCGACACGGCATGAAGTGCATGTCCCCCATTTTCACGTGAGCAGGGGCAATGAGCGCAAGACAAGGCTGGTCGTGCATGAGGCAACACAGTTTCCCGTAGAAAACCCCGTCCTCCATTACACGTTAAACGCCCCGTACCACTTCCATATTTTTAAAAAAATCATCAGGGACGAGGGGATCGAACTCGTTGTCGCGGCCCAGGTACTTGCCGGTACAGCGGTCATTCATGCAGCAAAAAAATACGGGGTCCCTGTTGTTTTTGACTTAAAGGACTGGTTCCCGGACTCGGCGGCGGCATATGTCAGGATACGGTTTCTGCAGTCAGTCGTCCGCAGAACCGTCTGGGAGATCACAAAACGAAACCTTGGCAATAGTACGGTAATTACGACTGTTTCCCCTTCCCTAGTCGAAAAGCTCAAAAAATCCGGGTTTGATGCAGATCTTGTAACAAACGGGGTCGATACCGACATCTTCATACCTGGGGAGAACCCTGGACTCCGGGCAGGACTCGGTATTCGTCCTGACGATTTTGTGATCGGATTTGCCGGGAGCGTGGAGCGCTGGTATGCAATTGATGAGGTCATCAGGAGCCTCCCGGAACTGATACGCTATTGCAGGAATACGAAGCTGCTCGTTGTCGGTGGATCGCTCTTTACGCCGTATATGACCGAACTGAGGCAGCTTGCGGCAGACCTTCAGGTACAGGACCACGTGATCTTCACCGGGACTAAACCCTACCGTGAGCTTGCCGGGTACATTGCCTGCATGGACGCCTGCACCATACCCTTATCGCCTCCACAGTGGGCAGACATCGCCCTCCCAAATAAATTTTTTGAATATTCCGCATGCGGAAAACCCATTGTCATGCGTCCCATACCCGATGTAATTAAAATCGGCGGCCCCAATATTTTCCTGTACCGGACCCAAAGCGAATTTATCGAACAGATCAAATTCCTCATGAACAAAAAACCCACATTTGCCATAGACCTTGAACACCACAGCTGGAAAGGTAAAGCCAGGGAGTTTGAGACGATATTTGAGCGTCTTGTGTGA
- a CDS encoding acyltransferase translates to MIEYGINSIGAGAQIFEPVTLGFPSRDNITRTGFIGSAIGDRATIRSGTIIYCDVVIGDDFSCGHNVLIREKTRIGDRVSIGTASVIEGRVTIGNDVSLQSLVYVPTDTTIGNQVFIGPNTVLTNDRYPPSRIGGLQGPVLSNGAVVGANVTILPGVCIGEGALVAAGAVVTKDVPDRKLAIGSPARIRDLPKAMDQK, encoded by the coding sequence ATGATTGAGTACGGGATTAATAGTATTGGAGCCGGTGCGCAGATCTTTGAACCGGTGACGCTGGGATTTCCCTCCCGCGACAATATCACCAGAACAGGGTTTATAGGTTCTGCCATCGGGGACCGTGCGACAATCCGGTCGGGCACCATCATTTACTGCGACGTCGTCATCGGTGATGACTTTTCCTGCGGGCATAACGTGCTCATCCGCGAAAAGACCCGGATTGGGGACAGGGTCAGTATCGGAACTGCGTCTGTTATCGAAGGAAGGGTTACCATCGGCAACGATGTCAGCCTCCAGAGCCTTGTCTATGTGCCAACGGATACAACGATCGGCAACCAGGTATTCATCGGGCCAAACACCGTCCTTACCAATGACAGGTATCCCCCCTCCCGCATTGGCGGGCTGCAGGGGCCGGTGCTTTCCAACGGGGCAGTTGTGGGTGCAAACGTTACCATCCTCCCCGGTGTCTGTATAGGGGAAGGAGCGCTTGTTGCAGCAGGTGCGGTCGTGACAAAAGACGTCCCCGATCGCAAACTTGCCATAGGCTCGCCAGCAAGGATCCGGGACCTGCCCAAAGCGATGGATCAAAAATAA